One window of Nymphaea colorata isolate Beijing-Zhang1983 chromosome 1, ASM883128v2, whole genome shotgun sequence genomic DNA carries:
- the LOC116260455 gene encoding chaperonin CPN60-like 2, mitochondrial: MYRRAVASLSSALRPHWRKQVDSSTLWRRNYAAKDISYGVGARAAMLQGVQEVADVVRVTMGPKGRNVIIEREKGSPKVTKDGVTVAKSIQFKDRAKNVGADLVKQVAKATNSAAGDGTTCATVLTQAILAEGVKSVAAGINVMDLRHGIKMAVDAVISHLKSKALMISTPEEITQVATISANGEREIGELIARAMEKVGKAGVITVSDGNTLLNELEVVEGMKLSRGYLSPYFVNDQKTQKCELDNPLILIYDKKIKDMDVMVRILELALKKQRPLLVLAEELESDVLAMLVLNKHRAGIKVCAVKSPGFGDNRRANLQDLAIFTGGEVVSDELGMNLEKVRVEMLGTAKKVTVSLDDTIILHGGGDKKLIEERCEQLRTAMEKSTAAFDKEKAQERLSRLSGGVAVIKVGGASEAEVGERKDRVTDALNATRAAVEEGILPGGGVALLYASRELDKLQTSNSDQLAGVEIIKNALKIPAFTIAKNAGVDGSLVVGKLLEQDDLNMGYDAAKDQYVDMVKAGIVDPLKVIRTALVDAASVSLLLTTTEVAVLELPDAKSFNPRAGMPSPDDYDL, from the exons atgTATCGGCGTGCTGTTGCTTCCCTCTCGTCGGCTCTCAG GCCGCATTGGCGAAAACAG GTGGATAGTTCCACTTTATGGAGAAGAAATTATGCCGCAAAGGACATCAGTTATGGCGTTGGAGCGAGGGCAGCAATGCTGCAAGGAGTCCAGGAGGTCGCCGATGTCGTGAGAGTGACAATGGGTCCTAAG GGCAGGAACGTGATTATTGAGAGGGAAAAGGGCAGCCCGAAGGTGACCAAAGACGGCGTAACGGTTGCAAAGAGCATACAATTCAAGGACAGAGCCAAAAATGTTGGTGCTGATCTTGTTAAGCAGGTTGCAAAAGCTACAAATTCTGCTGCTGGAGATG GCACCACCTGTGCCACCGTCCTTACGCAGGCAATACTGGCTGAGGGAGTCAAGTCAGTGGCAGCTGGCATCAATGTCATGGACCTGCGTCATGGTATTAAGATGGCCGTTGATGCTGTCATTTCCCACCTAAAGAGCAAGGCTCTAATGATTAGTACACCTGAGGAAATCACTCAG GTGGCAACAATATCAGCAAATGGTGAAAGGGAGATTGGAGAATTGATAGCAAGAGCAATGGAGAAAGTTGGAAAAGCCGGAGTTATCACTGTCTCT GATGGTAATACATTACTTAACGAGTTGGAAGTGGTAGAAGGGATGAAGCTAAGCAGAGGTTATTTATCACCATACTTTGTTAACGATCAGAAGACTCAGAAATGT GAACTAGATAATCCCCTCATCCTTatttatgacaaaaaaataaaggacaTGGATGTGATGGTGAGGATATTGGAGTTAGCATTGAAG AAGCAAAGACCTCTTTTGGTTCTGGCTGAGGAGTTGGAAAGTGATGTCCTAGCTATGCTTGTCCTGAACAAGCATCGTGCTGGTATAAAG GTTTGTGCAGTTAAATCTCCCGGATTTGGTGATAACAGGAGGGCAAATTTGCAAGATCTGGCCATATTTACTGGTGGAGAG GTTGTTTCTGATGAACTTGGTATGAATCTTGAGAAAGTCCGGGTTGAAATGTTGGGTACTGCTAAAAAG GTTACCGTCTCTCTAGATGATACCATTATTCTTCATGGTGGTGGTGATAAGAAGTTAATTGAAGAAAGATGTGAGCAG CTGAGAACTGCAATGGAGAAAAGTACTGCAGCGTTTGATAAAGAGAAAGCCCAGGAACGACTTTCAAGGCTATCTGGAGGTGTTGCCGTTATTAAG GTTGGTGGAGCGAGTGAAGCTGAAGTTGGGGAGAGAAAGGATCGGGTTACAGATGCACTAAATGCTACGAGGGCAGCGGTGGAAGAGGGTATTCTTCCAG GTGGTGGTGTAGCACTCTTGTATGCTTCAAGGGAGTTGGATAAGCTCCAAACTTCAAATAGTGATCAGTTAGCAGGagttgaaataataaaaaatgcgCTGAAG ATACCTGCCTTCACAATTGCTAAAAATGCTGGTGTTGATGGATCGCTGGTCGTTGGTAAACTGTTGGAACAAGATGACTTAAATATGGGTTACGATGCTGCTAAAG ATCAATATGTTGATATGGTTAAGGCCGGAATTGTTGATCCACTCAAGGTTATCAGAACTGCCTTAGTGGATGCTGCTAG TGTTTCTTTGTTGTTGACAACAACCGAGGTAGCTGTTCTGGAACTCCCTGATGCAAAATCCTTCAATCCTCGAGCAGGCATGCCTTCACCAGATGATTATGATCTTTAA
- the LOC116260461 gene encoding mediator of RNA polymerase II transcription subunit 9-like: protein MEPQVGGSSLGSWSSIPAGLPNPNIDSTTHQSLASHFHLLPLIDNLAEAVENGTRDQHSDALVAELTSHFERCQQLLNSISGTISSKSATVEGQKRKVDECQQLLNQRRDLISQYKNCVEDLIKSDTKKL from the exons ATGGAACCCCAGGTAGGTGGAAGTTCGTTAGGGAGTTGGTCTTCCATCCCAGCAGGCCTTCCAAACCCTAACATCGACAGCACCACTCACCAGTCTCTGGCTTCTCACTTCCACCTCTTGCCc CTAATTGACAATTTAGCAGAAGCAGTAGAAAATGGAACACGTGACCAACATTCAGACGCGTTG GTTGCTGAATTGACCAGCCATTTTGAGAGGTGTCAACAACTACTGAACTCCATATCAGGAACTATAAGTTCCAAATCTGCA ACTGTGGAAGGCCAAAAGCGCAAGGTAGATGAATGTCAGCAACTTCTGAATCAACGGAG GGATCTGATCTCGCAGTACAAGAATTGCGTGGAGGACTTGATCAAGTCAGACACTAAAAAGCTGTAG
- the LOC116252609 gene encoding protein ROOT HAIR DEFECTIVE 3-like, with amino-acid sequence MENESHSIQLVDGDGGFNLHGITDFMKAVNFGERGLSYAVVSIMGPQSSGKSTLLNHLFGTNFREMDAFKGRSQTTKGIWLAKCAGIDPCTVVMDLEGTDGRERGEDDTAFEKQSALFALAVSDIVLINMWCHDIGREQAANKPLLKTVFQVMMRLFSPRKTTLLFVIRDKTKTPLENLEPVLREDIQKIWDTVRKPQAHKDTPLSEFFNVEVVALSSFEEKEEQFKEQVASLRQRFFHSIAPGGLAGDRRGVVPASGFAFSAEQIWKVIKENKDLDLPAHKVMVATVRCEEIANEKLSLLSSDKDWCELEESAQLGPVHGFGKKLTAILDACLSGYDMEAIYFDESVRSAKRQQLESRALHLVYPAYQSLLGHLRSRTLDNFKIVFDQALQQGEGFAVAAENCATRCMSEFDQGCADASVALANWDPSKVREKLRRDIDGHISSVRTAKLAELTAQYEKQLSIALEEPVESLLDAAGHDTWPAIRKLLRRETAAATDGLSRALSGFDIDQVTIEKMLATLADFGRSVVEKKAREESGKVLIRMKDKFSTLFSHDADSMPRVWTGKEDIRSITKTARSGSMKLLSVMAAIRLDEKPDNIENTLALALMDAGNVSSTNRSLTSSIDPLASSTWEEVPPNNVLITPVQCKSLWRQFKVETEYAVSQAIAAQEASRRNNNWLPPPWAIVALVVLGFNEFMTLLRNPLYLGVIFVAFLLGKALWVQLDISGEFRNGALPGLLSLSTKFLPTIMNLLKRLAEEGQMPASSEPPRNPGLDSQSFSNGLNKDSISNSSSTVSSAESGTEHASSLRQRHVPVDGSS; translated from the exons ATGGAGAATGAGAGTCATTCTATACAGCTTGTTGATGGTGATGGTGGCTTTAATCTTCATGGTATCACTGATTTCATGAAAGCAGTGAATTTTGGTGAACGTGGGCTTTCTTATGCAGTAGTTTCTATTATGGGTCCTCAAAGTAGTG GGAAAAGCACTCTTCTAAACCATCTCTTTGGAACAAATTTTAGGGAAATGGATGCTTTCAAGGGGAG GAGTCAGACTACTAAAGGTATTTGGTTGGCAAAGTGTGCTGGTATTGATCCTTGTACAGTTGTTATGGATTTGGAGGGTACTGAcggaagagaaagaggagag GATGACACTGCATTTGAGAAGCAGAGCGCCCTTTTTGCTTTGGCTGTTTCAGATATAGTACTTATAAATAT GTGGTGTCATGATATTGGTCGTGAACAGGCGGCAAATAAACCTCTCTTGAAGACTGTCTTCCAG GTTATGATGCGATTATTTAGCCCTCGCAAAACAACATTGCTCTTTGTTATACGTGACAAAACAAAG ACACCTCTTGAAAACTTGGAACCAGTCCTGAGAGAAGATATACAGAAG ATATGGGATACAGTTCGCAAGCCACAGGCTCATAAAGACACTCCACTTAGTGAATTTTTTAAC GTGGAAGTTGTGGCCCTTTCGAGTTTTGAGGAGAAGGAAGAGCAATTTAAGGAGCAG GTTGCATCTTTAAGGCAGagattttttcattcaattgctcCTGGGGGATTGGCTGGTGACAGGCGGGGGGTTGTGCCTGCCTCAGGATTTGCTTTTAGTGCAGAACAGATATGGAAagttattaaagaaaataaagatctTGATCTTCCTGCACATAAG GTAATGGTGGCAACTGTTCGCTGTGAAGAAATTGCCAATGAGAAACTGTCTCTTTTATCATCTGACAAG GACTGGTGCGAGTTGGAAGAGTCTGCACAATTGGGTCCAGTTCATGGGTTTGGAAAGAAGCTCACAGCAATCTTAGATGCCTGTTTGTCAGG GTATGATATGGAAGCTATCTATTTTGATGAAAGTGTTAGGTCTGCAAAGCGCCAACAGTTGGAATCCAGAGCATTACAT CTTGTCTATCCTGCATACCAGTCCCTGCTTGGACACCTAAGGTCCAGAACACTagataattttaaaattgtttttgacCAAGCTCTGCAACAAGGTGAAGGATTTGCTGTTGCAGCTGAAAATTGTGCCACTCGGTGCATGTCAGAATTTGATCAAGGGTGTGCAG ATGCATCTGTTGCGCTTGCCAATTGGGATCCTTCTAAAGTTAGGGAGAAACTAAGACGTGATATTGATGGGCATATCTCTTCAGTCCGCACTGCAAAGTTGGCTGAACTTACTGCTCAATATGAG AAGCAACTTAGTATAGCACTGGAAGAACCTGTGGAGTCTCTTCTTGATGCTGCAGGTCACGATACATGGCCAGCAATAAGAAAGCTCCTTAGACGAGAAACTGCAGCAGCAACAGATGGCCTCTCTCGTGCCCTCTCGGGCTTTGACATAGATCAAGTAACCATTGAGAAAATGCTTGCAACTCTTGCTGACTTTGGTAGAAGTGTGGTTGAGAAAAAAGCTAGAGAAGAATCTGGGAAAGTCTTGATCCGTATGAAGGACAA GTTTTCAACATTGTTTAGCCATGATGCTGATTCAATGCCTCGGGTTTGGACTGGGAAGGAAGATATCCGATCAATTACGAAAACCGCTCGTTCAGGG tcCATGAAGCTGTTGTCGGTGATGGCTGCTATTCGCCTGGATGAGAAGCCTGACAATATAGAGAACACCCTCGCACTTGCTCTCATGGATGCTGGCAATGTCAGCTCTACTAACCGAAGCTTAACATCTTCAATTGATCCGCTGGCTTCAAGCACGTGGGAAGAG GTTCCACCAAACAATGTCCTGATCACACCTGTCCAGTGCAAATCTTTGTGGAGGCAATTTAAAGTAGAAACAGAATATGCTGTCAGTCAGGCAATTGCTGCACAG GAAGCTAGCAGACGAAACAACAACTGGTTGCCACCTCCATGGGCAATTGTTGCGCTAGTTGTCTTGGGATTCAATGAATTCATGACACTTCTTAG GAACCCGTTGTACCTGGGTGTCATTTTCGTAGCATTCTTGCTTGGCAAAGCTCTTTGGGTCCAACTAGATATATCTGGGGAATTTCGTAATGGCGCT CTTCCTGgactactttctctctctacaaaaTTTCTTCCTACTATAATGAACCTTTTGAAGAGACTTGCTGAAGAGGGTCAGATGCCAGCATCTTCAGAGCCTCCAAGAAATCCTGGACTAGACTCCCAGAGTTTCAGTAATGGTTTAAACAAGGACTCGATCTCAAATTCATCATCAACTGTTTCATCAGCAGAAAGTGGGACGGAGCATGCGAGTTCTTTGAGACAAAGACATGTTCCAGTTGATGGGAGCTCTTAA
- the LOC116255021 gene encoding phospholipase A1-IIdelta produces MAAVSEPSWQELQGSKNWEGLLEPLHPQLRTLIIRCGDFCQATYDTFINDQNSKYCGCSRYGKKSFFEKVAMFPTGVQPDYAVHSFLYATAKVDVPDSFIVKSMSREAWSRESNWIGYVAVSTDSAAQAQGRRDVLVAWRGTTRNLEWIDVFNPTQESISGLLHTQEKPGHFYDVLLGKSSPKVMDGWVTIYTSDDSKSPFTKTSARVQLFTFIQEIVEKYQDEELSITLVGHSLGASLAILSGFDIVENGLTRREGRDPIPVAAFVFGSPMVGNKEFCERFEKLPNLKVLHVRNEIDLIPHYPGKALGYQWTGVELMIDTRKSPYLKDSKNPSDWHNLQTMLHVVAGWQGKNQEFKLQLKRSIALVNKSCEFLKDECLVPGSWWVEKNKGMVQDESGEWVMTPLADDDVPTPEY; encoded by the coding sequence ATGGCTGCAGTTTCAGAACCTTCATGGCAGGAACTGCAAGGAAGCAAGAACTGGGAAGGCCTTCTTGAGCCTCTTCATCCTCAGCTCCGGACCTTGATCATCAGATGTGGTGATTTCTGCCAGGCAACCTATGACACATTCATCAACGACCAGAATTCTAAGTACTGTGGCTGCAGCCGCTATGGCAAGAAATCCTTCTTTGAGAAGGTGGCCATGTTTCCGACCGGCGTGCAGCCGGACTACGCCGTCCACAGCTTCCTCTACGCCACGGCCAAGGTCGACGTGCCGGATTCCTTCATCGTCAAATCCATGTCACGCGAGGCGTGGAGCCGGGAGTCCAATTGGATCGGCTACGTCGCGGTGTCGACGGACTCGGCCGCTCAAGCTCAAGGCCGGCGCGATGTGCTCGTCGCCTGGCGAGGTACGACTAGGAACCTTGAATGGATAGATGTCTTTAACCCAACTCAAGAATCCATTTCCGGCCTACTCCACACCCAAGAAAAACCAGGGCATTTTTATGATGTTCTCTTGGGCAAGAGCTCCCCAAAGGTCATGGATGGGTGGGTCACAATTTACACAAGCGACGACTCAAAATCCCCCTTCACAAAAACAAGTGCCAGGGTGCAGCTCTTCACATTCATACAGGAAATAGTAGAGAAGTACCAAGATGAAGAATTGAGCATTACCCTTGTTGGGCACAGCCTAGGTGCCTCCTTAGCAATCTTGAGTGGCTTTGATATTGTGGAGAATGGGCTAACCAGGAGAGAGGGCAGAGACCCAATTCCTGTTGCAGCGTTTGTTTTTGGATCCCCAATGGTTGGGAACAAAGAGTTCTGTGAAAGATTTGAGAAACTTCCCAACCTCAAAGTGTTGCATGTCAGGAACGAGATTGATTTGATTCCCCATTACCCTGGGAAGGCCTTGGGCTATCAATGGACTGGCGTGGAGCTTATGATTGACACAAGGAAATCACCATACCTGAAGGACTCCAAGAACCCCAGTGACTGGCATAACCTGCAGACAATGCTGCATGTGGTAGCAGGATGGCAGGGGAAGAATCAGGAGTTCAAGCTGCAGCTTAAGAGGAGCATTGCTCTGGTGAACAAATCGTGCGAGTTCTTGAAGGACGAGTGCCTGGTTCCTGGATCATGGTGGGTGGAGAAGAACAAGGGGATGGTTCAGGATGAAAGTGGTGAGTGGGTCATGACTCCACTGGCGGATGACGATGTCCCCACACCTGAATATTAG